A single window of Halobacillus naozhouensis DNA harbors:
- a CDS encoding TRAP transporter substrate-binding protein translates to MRKTLLTLLPIMVLLLLSLTGCGDRVAGGAEDNGDIKIIAAHNQTSPENPYQYGMKEFERVAEKNESIEVEVHAGTLGTSESELVQKLKLGGADVVLVSPGFMSKTGIKEIDLFAMPYVFKNYDHWERVVDGKVGERMAEIINEKSDNDFKLLGYWSAGVRHYYGKKPLESIEDIDGMKYRTQTSGVIAKYWEATGAVPTSVAWGELYQALQQGVVDASENSYPYFVQQNHHKTENGKYITETGHDYTTRFLLINGNKFDSYTEAQQEAVLKAAKASVEKEREVVKKQEEEYKQKAIDEGAEVNQIDREPFIELAKPIQNERAKEIGVMDLLKKIRELKKEG, encoded by the coding sequence ATGAGGAAAACATTATTGACCTTGCTGCCTATTATGGTTCTGTTACTCCTTTCACTAACAGGATGTGGAGATCGGGTAGCAGGGGGAGCAGAAGATAATGGAGATATAAAAATTATTGCTGCCCATAACCAAACCTCACCAGAGAATCCTTATCAATATGGCATGAAGGAATTTGAAAGGGTGGCAGAGAAGAATGAGAGCATTGAGGTAGAGGTACACGCAGGAACACTGGGTACCAGTGAATCTGAACTCGTACAAAAGCTTAAACTAGGCGGTGCAGATGTCGTACTCGTTTCCCCTGGATTTATGTCAAAAACCGGTATAAAGGAAATCGATTTGTTTGCCATGCCGTATGTGTTTAAGAATTATGATCATTGGGAGAGAGTGGTTGACGGAAAAGTCGGAGAGCGAATGGCCGAGATTATAAATGAAAAATCCGATAATGATTTTAAACTACTAGGTTATTGGAGTGCCGGAGTCCGCCATTATTACGGCAAAAAGCCGCTGGAATCGATCGAAGATATCGATGGAATGAAGTATCGCACTCAAACATCTGGGGTTATTGCAAAATATTGGGAAGCGACAGGTGCCGTGCCAACATCTGTAGCCTGGGGAGAATTGTATCAGGCTTTACAGCAAGGGGTCGTGGATGCTTCTGAGAACTCCTACCCTTACTTTGTTCAGCAAAATCACCATAAAACTGAAAATGGTAAATATATTACCGAGACAGGTCATGATTATACGACCCGCTTCCTGCTCATCAATGGGAATAAATTTGACTCGTACACAGAAGCTCAGCAAGAAGCTGTTCTAAAGGCGGCTAAAGCTTCTGTTGAAAAAGAGAGAGAAGTCGTCAAAAAGCAGGAAGAGGAATACAAGCAGAAAGCCATTGATGAAGGGGCAGAAGTAAACCAAATTGACCGTGAACCATTCATTGAGCTGGCAAAGCCTATTCAAAACGAGCGAGCGAAGGAAATAGGTGTGATGGACTTATTGAAAAAGATTAGGGAGTTGAAAAAAGAAGGATAA
- a CDS encoding TRAP transporter large permease → MIGVVLVGLFIILMVIGIPIAFVIGIVSLLGFVNIPYIPEAMVPVKMLNGLDSFVLLAVPLFILAANLMNSGQISQKLIDFSLSIVGHIRGGLAHANILVSMLFAGVSGAAQADTAGVGKILIPNMKKQGYDTETAVGVTAASSTIGVIIPPSIPMIIFAGLTNVSVGALFLVGIIPGILVGVGMMVLIYFLALKKQYPTYQRASMKNFIKKFLDTIPALMTPVILIGGIIAGIFTATEAAAFASIYTVLVGMFYYKTLKLKDFPKILVDTLTLSSLSLFALAAASALGELMSYYRLSSWAEQFFANNIDSRWLFLLIIIAFFLFIGTFMDAIPAMILFIPVILPVAISFGVDPTLLGIVTIMTLAVGLVTPPYGLCLLLAAKIGKLPIERSFKAVIPYITIVVVVLLVIAFIPGVAFYVPELISPDLF, encoded by the coding sequence ATGATTGGTGTAGTGTTAGTAGGCTTATTTATCATTTTAATGGTTATAGGAATCCCTATTGCGTTTGTCATAGGAATTGTCTCCTTGCTTGGTTTTGTGAATATCCCTTATATCCCTGAGGCTATGGTTCCTGTAAAAATGCTTAATGGCCTTGATTCATTCGTGTTGCTGGCTGTACCCTTATTTATTTTAGCCGCAAATCTAATGAACAGCGGCCAAATTTCCCAAAAGCTGATTGATTTTTCCCTTTCGATTGTCGGTCACATTCGTGGTGGGCTGGCCCATGCTAATATCTTAGTGTCTATGTTATTCGCCGGGGTATCAGGGGCAGCTCAGGCCGATACAGCAGGAGTTGGGAAAATTCTAATTCCAAACATGAAGAAGCAAGGATATGATACGGAAACGGCAGTTGGTGTTACTGCAGCTTCTTCTACAATTGGTGTGATCATCCCTCCCAGCATTCCGATGATTATTTTCGCGGGTTTAACGAATGTTTCAGTTGGGGCTTTATTTTTAGTGGGAATTATTCCAGGGATCCTGGTTGGAGTCGGGATGATGGTCCTCATCTATTTTCTTGCTTTGAAAAAACAATATCCGACCTATCAACGAGCATCGATGAAGAACTTTATTAAAAAATTTCTTGATACAATTCCAGCCTTAATGACGCCTGTTATTTTAATTGGGGGAATAATTGCAGGAATTTTCACAGCAACGGAAGCAGCTGCTTTTGCTTCTATTTATACCGTGCTTGTGGGCATGTTTTATTACAAGACCCTTAAGTTAAAGGACTTTCCGAAGATATTAGTGGATACACTTACACTTAGCTCGTTATCCTTATTTGCATTGGCTGCGGCAAGTGCATTAGGTGAACTAATGAGCTATTATCGACTATCGAGCTGGGCAGAACAGTTCTTTGCCAATAATATCGATAGTAGATGGCTCTTCCTGTTAATCATTATTGCATTCTTTCTATTTATAGGTACGTTTATGGATGCAATTCCAGCGATGATCTTGTTCATTCCTGTTATTTTACCAGTAGCAATTAGCTTTGGTGTTGATCCTACCTTGCTCGGAATTGTTACCATTATGACCTTAGCGGTAGGGTTGGTTACACCGCCGTATGGATTATGTCTACTGCTGGCAGCAAAAATAGGGAAATTACCGATTGAACGTTCCTTTAAAGCCGTTATTCCTTATATAACGATCGTTGTTGTGGTACTTCTCGTAATTGCATTTATACCGGGAGTAGCCTTCTATGTACCTGAACTAATAAGTCCTGATCTATTTTAG
- a CDS encoding LacI family DNA-binding transcriptional regulator codes for MKTVTMADVAKQANVSKSTVSQYLNKRYDYMGEKTKARIEQAIKELGYQPNIVARSLKQKSTKTIGVIVANILHNFSTEVSRAIEDVCHKADFHTIICNADDDPDKEKKYIEMLRAKQVDGLIIFPTGNNRDLYRKMLDQNYPVVFVDRSVPDIPISSIMLENEKASELAVDYFAKKGHERIAMITTPMNENVSSRVERLEGYQRALQSHGLDVREDYMRSIDPDQVEGILEEMLALDQPPQAILAGNDLILKEVLTFSKLHHFKIGEDLSVIGIDDVPYASFYSPSITTIAQPTFKMGKMAGELLLDKINKKSTADQRPDYHFEPTLMVRESVKDNKED; via the coding sequence ATGAAAACAGTGACTATGGCCGATGTTGCAAAACAGGCAAATGTATCAAAAAGTACAGTATCGCAATATTTAAATAAACGCTATGACTATATGGGGGAGAAGACAAAGGCAAGAATTGAGCAGGCCATTAAAGAACTTGGCTACCAGCCTAATATTGTTGCCAGAAGTTTAAAGCAAAAGTCCACGAAAACAATTGGTGTAATAGTTGCCAACATTCTCCACAACTTCTCTACTGAGGTTAGCAGAGCAATAGAAGATGTCTGTCATAAGGCAGACTTCCACACGATTATATGCAACGCAGATGATGATCCAGATAAGGAAAAAAAGTACATTGAAATGTTAAGAGCCAAACAAGTGGACGGATTAATTATTTTCCCGACTGGGAATAATCGAGACCTTTACAGGAAGATGCTTGATCAGAATTATCCCGTTGTTTTTGTGGATCGATCTGTTCCAGATATCCCTATTTCTTCTATTATGCTTGAGAATGAAAAGGCTTCTGAGTTGGCAGTTGATTATTTTGCCAAAAAAGGGCACGAACGAATCGCGATGATTACTACACCGATGAATGAGAATGTATCCTCCCGTGTGGAGCGGCTAGAAGGATATCAACGTGCACTGCAGTCACATGGATTAGATGTAAGGGAGGATTATATGCGAAGCATCGATCCTGATCAGGTTGAAGGAATTCTTGAGGAAATGCTGGCTCTTGATCAGCCTCCGCAAGCAATTTTGGCTGGGAATGACCTTATTTTAAAAGAAGTGCTGACATTTTCAAAACTTCATCATTTCAAAATCGGTGAGGATTTGTCTGTGATTGGAATTGATGACGTACCTTATGCCAGTTTCTACTCACCGTCCATCACCACTATAGCTCAGCCTACGTTCAAAATGGGAAAAATGGCAGGAGAGCTCTTACTGGACAAAATAAACAAAAAATCTACCGCTGATCAACGACCAGATTATCACTTTGAACCGACATTAATGGTTCGAGAATCTGTTAAGGATAACAAGGAGGACTAG
- a CDS encoding CAP domain-containing protein, with the protein MFKRLSIILVTVLAIVSFTAPSFASEQKTWTIEQVDSFEEWTNQLQRWLSEQNFEFSKERFEQNFKILFNPEQIPMNQQPQQTGKEQPAEQPASEPSQVPAEVIEQATSSYEEKVVQLVNEERAKEGLSPLKMHDRLSDLARMKSQDMADKGYFSHTSPTYGSPFDMMQQYNFSYSAAGENIAAGQRTPQEVVEGWMNSPGHRANIMNEHFTHIGVGYVEGGSYGTYWTQLFMNPR; encoded by the coding sequence TTGTTTAAGAGACTCTCTATCATTTTAGTTACTGTTTTAGCTATAGTTTCCTTTACTGCTCCTTCTTTTGCTTCTGAGCAAAAAACATGGACGATAGAGCAGGTTGATTCTTTTGAGGAATGGACGAACCAATTACAGAGGTGGCTGTCTGAGCAGAATTTTGAATTCAGTAAAGAGAGATTTGAGCAAAACTTTAAAATCCTCTTTAACCCTGAACAAATACCCATGAACCAGCAGCCACAACAGACTGGGAAGGAACAACCAGCTGAGCAGCCCGCTTCAGAACCTTCTCAAGTTCCTGCAGAGGTAATAGAGCAGGCCACCTCCAGCTATGAAGAAAAAGTGGTTCAGCTGGTAAATGAAGAGCGCGCAAAAGAAGGGCTTTCCCCTCTTAAAATGCATGATCGCCTAAGTGATCTAGCGCGGATGAAGTCACAGGATATGGCTGATAAAGGCTATTTTAGTCATACGTCTCCTACCTATGGCTCTCCATTTGACATGATGCAGCAATATAACTTCAGCTATTCAGCAGCCGGTGAGAATATAGCTGCTGGCCAGCGAACGCCACAAGAGGTTGTAGAAGGCTGGATGAACTCTCCAGGACACCGCGCAAACATTATGAATGAACACTTCACCCATATCGGTGTAGGATATGTGGAAGGCGGTTCGTATGGTACGTATTGGACACAGCTATTTATGAACCCTAGATAG
- a CDS encoding GNAT family N-acetyltransferase, with the protein MSRIDQSCNIKFLEGNRLYLRPIEQEDLDLFYRKALWDEEGRRLTGTQAVFSRAGVQNWFERNSTDSSRIDLVVCLQKNNQLIGDLAMLEIDHQNRKAVVRISIFNKAYWGHGYGTEAMSLLLEFGFNHLNLRRVGLDVFSYNERAMKSYQKLGFKQEGVIRDDLYYDGEYHDSVLMGVLKEEFTKMKG; encoded by the coding sequence ATGAGCAGAATAGATCAATCTTGTAACATTAAATTCTTGGAAGGGAACAGACTCTATTTAAGGCCGATTGAGCAGGAGGACTTGGACTTATTCTATAGGAAAGCTTTATGGGATGAAGAGGGAAGAAGACTGACAGGGACACAAGCTGTATTTAGCCGTGCGGGTGTTCAAAACTGGTTTGAAAGGAATTCAACAGATAGCAGCAGAATTGACTTGGTGGTTTGCCTGCAGAAAAACAACCAGCTTATTGGCGATTTGGCGATGCTTGAGATTGATCATCAAAATCGAAAAGCTGTGGTCCGAATTTCCATATTTAATAAAGCATACTGGGGTCATGGATATGGTACGGAGGCTATGTCGCTGCTGTTAGAATTCGGATTTAATCATTTAAATTTACGCCGAGTAGGCCTGGATGTCTTTTCATATAATGAAAGGGCGATGAAATCGTATCAAAAGCTAGGATTTAAGCAAGAAGGAGTCATTCGAGATGATCTTTACTATGATGGGGAATATCATGACTCTGTATTAATGGGTGTTTTGAAGGAAGAGTTTACCAAAATGAAGGGTTGA
- a CDS encoding TRAP transporter small permease, translating to MFIKWLEKIQLTIGVLFLLVFFITIIIQVITRYIGVSAIWTGEVATYSFIWSVFMGASVMLNRREHFKFDLLLNKLQGKSKKTLYLINDLILLVFTFALFYFGIIVTESFWNFTWVSLPQMKMGYVWISVPIMGGTMVIYTLAHMIQNVRNFSKGEVIE from the coding sequence ATGTTTATTAAATGGCTTGAAAAAATCCAATTAACGATCGGCGTGTTGTTTCTTTTAGTCTTTTTTATCACGATTATTATCCAAGTGATAACGCGTTATATAGGTGTTTCTGCAATTTGGACAGGTGAGGTAGCCACGTATTCCTTTATTTGGTCCGTATTTATGGGGGCATCGGTTATGCTCAATAGACGGGAACATTTCAAATTTGACCTTCTATTGAACAAGTTACAAGGAAAAAGTAAAAAAACCCTTTATCTTATAAACGACCTTATCTTATTAGTGTTTACTTTTGCGTTATTTTACTTTGGCATAATCGTCACCGAAAGCTTCTGGAATTTTACTTGGGTATCCTTACCACAAATGAAGATGGGATATGTATGGATTTCCGTGCCGATTATGGGGGGAACCATGGTTATTTATACACTGGCTCATATGATACAAAACGTTAGAAACTTCTCAAAAGGGGAGGTCATCGAATGA
- a CDS encoding sugar kinase: MRKDVITIGDAMITFDPSHNGPMRYASSFERKAGGAEFNFAIGCSRLGLSTGWISRLGNDEFGKFIRNFARGEGIDVSRVHLLDDYSTSLNFKEIREDGSGRTFYYRDRSPTEALTESTLDEEPLRHCKLLHITGVFAAIDPDKNIPLLKRAITIAKDHGAAISLDPNIRLKLWSRKQAKEGLTELLPYVDVLLTGEEEADLLFDTHNPDALVQSCKPYGISTVAIKKGEEGATAYQHGEMIQVEAVSPKKVVDTVGAGDGFDAGFVYGLLKGWPLKRTLQFANIIGSMVVSVYGDNEGLPELEDVLVKLGEREFIER, translated from the coding sequence ATGAGGAAAGATGTAATCACAATAGGGGATGCGATGATCACCTTTGATCCTTCACACAATGGACCGATGAGGTATGCCTCCTCGTTTGAAAGAAAGGCAGGAGGAGCAGAATTTAACTTTGCGATAGGCTGTTCAAGACTTGGCTTATCAACTGGATGGATTAGCAGGTTAGGCAATGATGAGTTCGGGAAATTCATTCGTAATTTTGCTAGAGGCGAAGGCATTGATGTTTCGCGTGTTCACTTGCTGGATGACTATTCCACGTCACTCAACTTTAAAGAAATTCGGGAAGATGGAAGCGGGAGAACCTTCTATTACCGGGATCGCTCGCCAACCGAGGCGTTAACAGAGAGTACCCTTGATGAAGAGCCGCTAAGGCATTGTAAACTGCTCCATATTACCGGGGTGTTTGCCGCGATTGATCCTGATAAAAATATCCCGCTGCTGAAACGGGCGATAACGATTGCAAAGGATCATGGTGCAGCCATATCGCTCGACCCAAATATCCGTCTCAAACTGTGGAGTCGAAAACAAGCCAAAGAGGGGTTAACAGAACTTCTTCCCTATGTAGATGTTTTGTTGACAGGCGAGGAAGAAGCTGATCTGTTGTTTGATACGCATAACCCAGATGCACTTGTTCAATCCTGCAAGCCTTACGGAATTTCAACCGTTGCGATAAAAAAGGGGGAAGAGGGTGCGACTGCTTATCAACATGGTGAAATGATTCAGGTCGAAGCCGTATCCCCTAAAAAAGTCGTTGATACAGTAGGGGCAGGAGATGGTTTTGATGCAGGGTTCGTTTACGGTTTATTAAAAGGGTGGCCGCTGAAACGGACACTTCAATTTGCCAATATTATTGGTTCGATGGTGGTAAGTGTTTACGGAGATAACGAAGGATTACCTGAGCTTGAAGATGTACTGGTGAAGCTTGGAGAACGCGAGTTTATCGAGAGGTGA
- a CDS encoding SRPBCC family protein: protein MAFLERDVLIHKPIDEVFAAATDFSKSPEMMETVVEVEPLTEGPVREGYQFKEVREIRGRKSASIIKVTEYEHNKCYSVRSDQHGIDLRYHYTFAETTEGTRIEFIGELDTKGLRNTLMKPLIKMIIKKEDADHLDKMKTLLENN, encoded by the coding sequence ATGGCGTTCTTAGAGCGGGATGTTCTAATACATAAGCCGATAGACGAAGTATTTGCTGCAGCGACTGATTTTTCAAAGAGTCCGGAAATGATGGAGACCGTGGTGGAGGTGGAGCCTTTAACTGAAGGACCAGTACGGGAGGGTTATCAATTTAAGGAAGTACGTGAAATTCGTGGACGAAAATCGGCATCGATTATTAAGGTGACTGAGTATGAGCATAATAAGTGTTATTCTGTTCGAAGTGACCAGCATGGGATTGATTTACGTTATCACTACACGTTTGCAGAAACAACGGAAGGGACGAGAATAGAGTTCATAGGAGAACTGGATACGAAAGGTTTGCGGAATACTCTTATGAAACCACTTATTAAAATGATCATTAAAAAAGAGGACGCTGACCATTTAGATAAAATGAAGACACTGCTAGAAAATAACTAA
- the hxlA gene encoding 3-hexulose-6-phosphate synthase → MNLQLALDRLTEQECLDILTDTNESLDWIEVGTGVIKEYGLAIVRTIREAYPNKVIVADMKTCDAGKHEAIQAFEAGADITTVMAFSADQTITDMLDVARTYQSRVMVDLLGVSDSTRIQQLRQLGINLVSLHFGKDMQKNGSMDSQLFDLVSHYPDLEVAVAGGIGLDTLPGILPHQPDTLIVGGAITKQENHKQAAAQIKEAMKNYEANHSHRSL, encoded by the coding sequence ATGAATCTACAACTAGCATTGGATAGACTGACAGAACAAGAGTGTCTGGATATTTTAACCGATACGAATGAGTCGCTCGACTGGATTGAAGTCGGGACAGGAGTCATAAAGGAGTACGGCCTTGCGATTGTAAGAACTATAAGGGAAGCTTATCCCAATAAGGTGATTGTAGCAGATATGAAAACATGTGATGCAGGCAAGCATGAGGCCATCCAGGCTTTTGAAGCTGGGGCTGATATTACAACAGTGATGGCTTTTTCAGCTGACCAAACGATTACAGATATGTTGGACGTTGCCAGAACTTATCAAAGCAGAGTGATGGTAGATTTGCTAGGAGTTAGCGATAGCACACGAATTCAACAGCTTCGTCAATTAGGGATAAACCTCGTAAGTCTTCATTTTGGCAAAGACATGCAGAAAAACGGCAGCATGGACAGTCAATTGTTTGATTTGGTAAGCCATTATCCGGATCTTGAGGTAGCAGTGGCCGGGGGTATCGGCCTCGACACGCTACCTGGAATTCTTCCACACCAACCCGACACATTGATTGTCGGAGGCGCCATTACGAAACAAGAAAATCATAAGCAAGCTGCAGCCCAAATCAAGGAGGCCATGAAAAATTATGAAGCAAACCATTCACACCGTAGCCTATGA
- a CDS encoding GNAT family N-acetyltransferase: protein MIELRYFSEKDFPQLIDWMTSPEFLLQWGGPKFHYPLNYEQLKEYVVDSNSDHSSQLIYSVVDKQTDATIGHIALRNIDRGNQSARIGKVIVSDEARGKGIGTLMMKEVLKVAFDQLQLHKVSLGVFDFNQPAIRCYEKVGFKKDGLLRDHRKMNDEYWSLYEMSILDSEWNS from the coding sequence ATGATTGAACTTCGGTATTTTTCAGAAAAAGATTTTCCCCAACTGATAGATTGGATGACGTCACCAGAATTCCTGCTTCAATGGGGCGGTCCTAAGTTTCATTATCCACTGAATTATGAACAATTAAAAGAATATGTAGTAGATTCGAATTCCGATCATTCGAGCCAGCTCATCTATAGCGTAGTCGATAAACAGACAGATGCAACAATTGGGCATATTGCTCTAAGGAATATTGACAGAGGAAATCAATCGGCTCGGATTGGAAAGGTGATCGTCAGTGATGAAGCACGTGGCAAAGGAATAGGGACCTTGATGATGAAAGAAGTGCTGAAAGTGGCCTTTGATCAGCTGCAGCTGCATAAAGTCAGTCTTGGCGTGTTCGATTTCAATCAACCTGCTATTCGCTGCTATGAAAAGGTCGGCTTTAAGAAAGATGGGCTGCTTCGTGATCACCGAAAAATGAATGATGAGTACTGGAGCCTCTACGAGATGAGCATACTAGATTCTGAATGGAATAGTTAG
- the hxlB gene encoding 6-phospho-3-hexuloisomerase, which produces MKQTIHTVAYEISQVLSNVSEEQAIQLSRSIEKAKRIFVAGEGRSGMMGKAFAMRLMHAGYNVYVTGETITPNIQKGDRLLAISGSGSTQSICQFAKKAKEQEAQVTAVTTNANSSLADISDDVLVIPAATKKRLSEEPATIQPLGNQFDQSLHLLLDAIIIYTIEQSKQTNNEEMTERHANLE; this is translated from the coding sequence ATGAAGCAAACCATTCACACCGTAGCCTATGAAATCAGCCAGGTTCTTTCTAATGTTAGCGAGGAACAAGCAATTCAGTTATCAAGATCTATAGAGAAAGCAAAACGGATTTTCGTTGCAGGTGAGGGTAGATCGGGAATGATGGGAAAAGCTTTTGCTATGAGATTAATGCATGCCGGCTACAACGTTTATGTAACGGGGGAAACTATCACACCTAATATCCAAAAGGGTGATCGATTGCTTGCCATTTCCGGTTCAGGCTCCACACAGTCAATCTGTCAGTTCGCAAAGAAAGCCAAGGAGCAGGAAGCACAGGTCACGGCCGTTACGACCAACGCGAATTCGAGTCTCGCTGACATCAGTGATGACGTACTTGTCATTCCAGCCGCTACGAAAAAAAGACTTTCAGAAGAACCAGCGACGATCCAACCATTAGGCAACCAATTTGATCAATCCTTACATTTACTGTTAGATGCCATTATTATTTATACGATTGAACAGTCAAAGCAGACGAACAATGAGGAAATGACAGAACGGCACGCAAATCTAGAATAG
- a CDS encoding DUF4349 domain-containing protein, producing MKKWFYIVLVLSFFILATACSSDSQSSEAGNEAALMNEGSSGESGKFAPAPNESGVAQKDGSSQGEKTSTETAKVNQSDRKVIYTANLRIEVKDYQQTVADIQTQVAERGGYIVESNMSGETGEGSVNGYVTARIPQGKFREFIKLVEEGSGKVLESSISGQDVTEEYVDLESRLKSKQVVEKRLLSFMEQAEKTEDLLKISEDLAKVQGEIEDIQGRMNYLQNKTDLATVTVHIQEDNVRISGVNSDELNTWDQTKQQFLKSINFLISIFSGLIVFVIGSLPVLIFLAIIGLVVFLIMKKVRNKHSQKG from the coding sequence ATGAAGAAATGGTTTTATATCGTGTTGGTACTTAGCTTCTTTATTCTAGCCACAGCCTGCAGCAGTGATTCTCAAAGTAGTGAAGCGGGTAATGAAGCTGCTTTGATGAACGAGGGGAGTAGCGGAGAAAGCGGGAAATTTGCTCCTGCACCAAATGAATCAGGAGTTGCTCAGAAGGATGGCTCTTCTCAAGGAGAAAAGACTTCAACCGAAACGGCAAAGGTCAACCAGTCTGATCGAAAAGTGATTTATACGGCAAACCTTAGGATAGAAGTAAAGGATTACCAGCAAACCGTCGCCGACATTCAAACACAAGTCGCCGAACGCGGGGGCTATATAGTGGAGTCAAATATGTCCGGGGAGACTGGAGAGGGATCAGTCAACGGGTATGTCACTGCACGGATCCCTCAAGGGAAGTTCCGCGAGTTCATCAAGTTAGTGGAAGAAGGCAGCGGCAAGGTGCTTGAAAGTTCGATTTCAGGTCAGGATGTGACGGAGGAATACGTAGATCTTGAGTCTCGTTTGAAATCCAAACAGGTAGTAGAGAAGCGTCTGCTATCTTTTATGGAACAAGCTGAGAAGACAGAGGATCTGCTAAAGATTTCTGAGGATTTGGCCAAGGTCCAGGGGGAAATAGAAGATATTCAGGGACGCATGAATTATTTGCAGAATAAAACAGACCTGGCGACCGTGACGGTTCATATTCAGGAAGACAATGTTCGAATCTCTGGAGTGAACAGCGATGAATTAAATACGTGGGATCAGACCAAGCAGCAGTTTTTAAAAAGTATTAATTTCCTTATCTCGATTTTCTCGGGTTTGATTGTATTCGTAATTGGCAGTCTGCCTGTATTGATTTTCCTGGCCATCATCGGTCTGGTAGTATTTTTAATTATGAAGAAGGTAAGAAATAAACATTCGCAGAAAGGATAA
- a CDS encoding DEAD/DEAH box helicase, protein MNESSEPSWFQNMAPFLKEAWERSSFKQPTSVQLNAIPFIKAGQDVIAEAPTGSGKTLAYLWPLLGQIDPVKKHAQVLVLASSHELVMQIHQEVQTWSKNSGITSTTLIGGANVKRQIEKLKKKPQMVIGTPGRVYELMKQKKLKAHEINTIVLDEADQLLVSEHIETVQNIVKATLKERQILLFSATLPEEVETSAQEFMKEPEIVRIKKEALRPDAAHAYISTQDRDKLETLRKLARMESFKGLAFVGDIGNLSVYAEKIRYKGLDLEILHSDAKKEERARALKRFRNGDITLLLATDVAARGLDIKDITHIVNLNVPKVPSDYIHRAGRTGRLGSHSGTVVSLVNPVEEKRLKKYARDFNFRLEKKEMYKGMLTHCE, encoded by the coding sequence ATGAATGAATCGTCAGAACCAAGCTGGTTTCAAAACATGGCTCCTTTTTTAAAGGAAGCATGGGAGCGGTCAAGTTTCAAGCAGCCAACATCTGTTCAGCTAAATGCCATTCCTTTTATAAAAGCTGGACAAGACGTCATAGCTGAAGCACCAACAGGGAGTGGAAAGACGCTTGCTTATCTGTGGCCGCTGCTTGGACAAATTGATCCAGTAAAGAAGCATGCGCAAGTACTTGTACTGGCTTCTTCCCATGAACTGGTGATGCAAATCCATCAGGAGGTTCAGACATGGTCAAAAAACAGTGGGATAACAAGTACCACTCTAATCGGCGGCGCGAACGTAAAACGCCAAATAGAAAAGCTTAAGAAAAAACCACAAATGGTTATCGGTACTCCGGGCAGGGTATATGAATTAATGAAACAAAAGAAACTGAAAGCACATGAGATTAATACGATTGTTTTGGACGAAGCAGATCAACTTCTTGTCTCTGAACATATAGAGACTGTACAGAACATAGTCAAAGCAACCCTTAAGGAACGCCAGATTCTTCTTTTTTCAGCAACCTTGCCTGAAGAAGTAGAAACGTCAGCCCAGGAATTCATGAAAGAACCGGAAATTGTGCGTATCAAGAAGGAAGCTTTAAGGCCGGATGCTGCACACGCATATATTTCTACGCAGGATAGAGATAAGCTGGAAACCCTTAGGAAATTAGCTCGCATGGAATCGTTTAAAGGACTGGCTTTTGTAGGGGATATTGGCAATCTGAGTGTTTATGCTGAGAAAATTAGATATAAAGGATTAGATTTAGAAATCCTGCATAGTGATGCAAAAAAAGAAGAACGTGCCAGGGCTTTAAAAAGATTTCGAAATGGGGATATTACTCTTTTGTTAGCTACAGATGTAGCTGCTCGGGGGTTAGATATTAAAGATATCACCCATATTGTAAACCTGAATGTTCCTAAAGTCCCTTCTGATTACATTCATAGAGCTGGGCGTACAGGGCGGTTAGGGTCACATTCAGGGACAGTTGTCTCTCTTGTAAACCCGGTAGAAGAAAAGCGTCTGAAAAAATACGCAAGAGACTTTAACTTTCGTTTAGAGAAAAAAGAGATGTATAAAGGCATGTTAACCCATTGTGAATAA